The following coding sequences lie in one Gorilla gorilla gorilla isolate KB3781 chromosome 5, NHGRI_mGorGor1-v2.1_pri, whole genome shotgun sequence genomic window:
- the CCND3 gene encoding G1/S-specific cyclin-D3 isoform X6, producing the protein MELLCCEGTRHAPRAGPDPRLLGDQRVLQSLLRLEERYVPRASYFQCVQREIKPHMRKMLAYWMLERLPLPSASRPSPESAPGKPWARPPPPGSRFLCLSRGSGGEGDGGGARPVPADREMKSAGGSDRSLLPSPRVCEEQRCEEEVFPLAMNYLDRYLSCVPTRKAQLQLLGAVCMLLASKLRETTPLTIEKLCIYTDHAVSPRQLRDWEVLVLGKLKWDLAAVIAHDFLALILHRLSLPRDRQALVKKHAQTFLALCATDYTFAMYPPSMIATGSIGAAVQGLGACSMSGDELTELLAGITGTEVDCLRACQEQIEAALRESLREAAQTSSSPAPKAPRGSSSQGPSQTSTPTDVTAIHL; encoded by the exons ATGGAGCTGCTGTGTTGCGAAGGCACCCGGCACGCGCCCCGGGCCGGGCCGGACCCGCGGCTGCTGGGGGACCAGCGTGTCCTGCAGAGCCTGCTCCGCCTGGAGGAGCGCTACGTACCCCGCGCCTCCTACTTCCAGTGCGTGCAGCGGGAGATCAAGCCGCACATGCGGAAGATGCTGGCTTACTGGATGCTGGAG CGTCTCCCGCTTCCCTCCGCCTCCCGGCCTTCTCCGGAGAGCGCGCCTGGAAAACCCTGGGCTCGGCCGCCCCCGCCCGGGAGCCGGTTCCTGTGTCTTTCGCGGGGTTCTGGCGGGGAAGGCGATGGGGGTGGCGCGCGCCCTGTTCCGGCCGACAGGGAAATGAAAAGTGCGGGAGGCAGCGACAGgagcctcctcccttcccctcgg GTATGTGAGGAGCAGCGCTGTGAGGAGGAAGTCTTCCCCCTGGCCATGAACTACCTGGATCGCTACCTGTCTTGCGTCCCCACCCGAAAGGCGCAGTTGCAGCTCCTGGGTGCGGTCTGCATGCTGCTGGCCTCCAAGCTGCGCGAGACCACGCCCCTGACCATCGAAAAACTGTGCATCTACACCGACCACGCTGTCTCTCCCCGCCAGTTGCGG GACTGGGAGGTGCTGGTCCTAGGGAAGCTCAAGTGGGACCTGGCTGCTGTGATTGCACATGATTTCCTGGCCCTCATTCTGCACCGGCTCTCTCTGCCCCGTGACCGACAGGCCTTGGTCAAAAAGCATGCCCAGACCTTTTTGGCCCTCTGTGCTACAG ATTATACCTTTGCCATGTACCCGCCATCCATGATCGCCACGGGCAGCATTGGGGCTGCAGTGCAAGGCCTGGGTGCCTGCTCCATGTCCGGGGATGAGCTCACAGAGCTGCTGGCAGGGATCACTGGCACTGAAGTG GACTGCCTGCGGGCCTGTCAGGAGCAGATCGAAGCTGCACTCAGGGAGAGCCTCAGGGAAGCCGCTCAGACCAGCTCCAGCCCAGCGCCCAAAGCCCCCCGGGGCTCCAGCAGCCAAGGGCCCAGCCAGACCAGCACTCCTACAGATGTCACAGCCATACACCTGTAG
- the CCND3 gene encoding G1/S-specific cyclin-D3 isoform X4: MNYLDRYLSCVPTRKAQLQLLGAVCMLLASKLRETTPLTIEKLCIYTDHAVSPRQLRDWEVLVLGKLKWDLAAVIAHDFLALILHRLSLPRDRQALVKKHAQTFLALCATDYTFAMYPPSMIATGSIGAAVQGLGACSMSGDELTELLAGITGTEVDCLRACQEQIEAALRESLREAAQTSSSPAPKAPRGSSSQGPSQTSTPTDVTAIHL; encoded by the exons ATGAACTACCTGGATCGCTACCTGTCTTGCGTCCCCACCCGAAAGGCGCAGTTGCAGCTCCTGGGTGCGGTCTGCATGCTGCTGGCCTCCAAGCTGCGCGAGACCACGCCCCTGACCATCGAAAAACTGTGCATCTACACCGACCACGCTGTCTCTCCCCGCCAGTTGCGG GACTGGGAGGTGCTGGTCCTAGGGAAGCTCAAGTGGGACCTGGCTGCTGTGATTGCACATGATTTCCTGGCCCTCATTCTGCACCGGCTCTCTCTGCCCCGTGACCGACAGGCCTTGGTCAAAAAGCATGCCCAGACCTTTTTGGCCCTCTGTGCTACAG ATTATACCTTTGCCATGTACCCGCCATCCATGATCGCCACGGGCAGCATTGGGGCTGCAGTGCAAGGCCTGGGTGCCTGCTCCATGTCCGGGGATGAGCTCACAGAGCTGCTGGCAGGGATCACTGGCACTGAAGTG GACTGCCTGCGGGCCTGTCAGGAGCAGATCGAAGCTGCACTCAGGGAGAGCCTCAGGGAAGCCGCTCAGACCAGCTCCAGCCCAGCGCCCAAAGCCCCCCGGGGCTCCAGCAGCCAAGGGCCCAGCCAGACCAGCACTCCTACAGATGTCACAGCCATACACCTGTAG
- the CCND3 gene encoding G1/S-specific cyclin-D3 isoform X5, with protein sequence MYPPSMIATGSIGAAVQGLGACSMSGDELTELLAGITGTEVDCLRACQEQIEAALRESLREAAQTSSSPAPKAPRGSSSQGPSQTSTPTDVTAIHL encoded by the exons ATGTACCCGCCATCCATGATCGCCACGGGCAGCATTGGGGCTGCAGTGCAAGGCCTGGGTGCCTGCTCCATGTCCGGGGATGAGCTCACAGAGCTGCTGGCAGGGATCACTGGCACTGAAGTG GACTGCCTGCGGGCCTGTCAGGAGCAGATCGAAGCTGCACTCAGGGAGAGCCTCAGGGAAGCCGCTCAGACCAGCTCCAGCCCAGCGCCCAAAGCCCCCCGGGGCTCCAGCAGCCAAGGGCCCAGCCAGACCAGCACTCCTACAGATGTCACAGCCATACACCTGTAG
- the CCND3 gene encoding G1/S-specific cyclin-D3 isoform X1 produces MELLCCEGTRHAPRAGPDPRLLGDQRVLQSLLRLEERYVPRASYFQCVQREIKPHMRKMLAYWMLEVCEEQRCEEEVFPLAMNYLDRYLSCVPTRKAQLQLLGAVCMLLASKLRETTPLTIEKLCIYTDHAVSPRQLRDWEVLVLGKLKWDLAAVIAHDFLALILHRLSLPRDRQALVKKHAQTFLALCATDYTFAMYPPSMIATGSIGAAVQGLGACSMSGDELTELLAGITGTEVDCLRACQEQIEAALRESLREAAQTSSSPAPKAPRGSSSQGPSQTSTPTDVTAIHL; encoded by the exons ATGGAGCTGCTGTGTTGCGAAGGCACCCGGCACGCGCCCCGGGCCGGGCCGGACCCGCGGCTGCTGGGGGACCAGCGTGTCCTGCAGAGCCTGCTCCGCCTGGAGGAGCGCTACGTACCCCGCGCCTCCTACTTCCAGTGCGTGCAGCGGGAGATCAAGCCGCACATGCGGAAGATGCTGGCTTACTGGATGCTGGAG GTATGTGAGGAGCAGCGCTGTGAGGAGGAAGTCTTCCCCCTGGCCATGAACTACCTGGATCGCTACCTGTCTTGCGTCCCCACCCGAAAGGCGCAGTTGCAGCTCCTGGGTGCGGTCTGCATGCTGCTGGCCTCCAAGCTGCGCGAGACCACGCCCCTGACCATCGAAAAACTGTGCATCTACACCGACCACGCTGTCTCTCCCCGCCAGTTGCGG GACTGGGAGGTGCTGGTCCTAGGGAAGCTCAAGTGGGACCTGGCTGCTGTGATTGCACATGATTTCCTGGCCCTCATTCTGCACCGGCTCTCTCTGCCCCGTGACCGACAGGCCTTGGTCAAAAAGCATGCCCAGACCTTTTTGGCCCTCTGTGCTACAG ATTATACCTTTGCCATGTACCCGCCATCCATGATCGCCACGGGCAGCATTGGGGCTGCAGTGCAAGGCCTGGGTGCCTGCTCCATGTCCGGGGATGAGCTCACAGAGCTGCTGGCAGGGATCACTGGCACTGAAGTG GACTGCCTGCGGGCCTGTCAGGAGCAGATCGAAGCTGCACTCAGGGAGAGCCTCAGGGAAGCCGCTCAGACCAGCTCCAGCCCAGCGCCCAAAGCCCCCCGGGGCTCCAGCAGCCAAGGGCCCAGCCAGACCAGCACTCCTACAGATGTCACAGCCATACACCTGTAG
- the CCND3 gene encoding G1/S-specific cyclin-D3 isoform X2 has protein sequence MELLCCEGTRHAPRAGPDPRLLGDQRVLQSLLRLEERYVPRASYFQCVQREIKPHMRKMLAYWMLEEKESLRYQRLSAPWRRSKAIRTFGKGIGVEQTMGHCGVMDWEVLVLGKLKWDLAAVIAHDFLALILHRLSLPRDRQALVKKHAQTFLALCATDYTFAMYPPSMIATGSIGAAVQGLGACSMSGDELTELLAGITGTEVDCLRACQEQIEAALRESLREAAQTSSSPAPKAPRGSSSQGPSQTSTPTDVTAIHL, from the exons ATGGAGCTGCTGTGTTGCGAAGGCACCCGGCACGCGCCCCGGGCCGGGCCGGACCCGCGGCTGCTGGGGGACCAGCGTGTCCTGCAGAGCCTGCTCCGCCTGGAGGAGCGCTACGTACCCCGCGCCTCCTACTTCCAGTGCGTGCAGCGGGAGATCAAGCCGCACATGCGGAAGATGCTGGCTTACTGGATGCTGGAG GAAAAGGAAAGCTTGAGATATCAGAGGCTTTCTGCCCCCTGGAGACGAAGCAAGGCGATCAGGACCTTTGGGAAAGGAATTGGGGTGGAACAAACGATGGGGCATTGTGGTGTGATG GACTGGGAGGTGCTGGTCCTAGGGAAGCTCAAGTGGGACCTGGCTGCTGTGATTGCACATGATTTCCTGGCCCTCATTCTGCACCGGCTCTCTCTGCCCCGTGACCGACAGGCCTTGGTCAAAAAGCATGCCCAGACCTTTTTGGCCCTCTGTGCTACAG ATTATACCTTTGCCATGTACCCGCCATCCATGATCGCCACGGGCAGCATTGGGGCTGCAGTGCAAGGCCTGGGTGCCTGCTCCATGTCCGGGGATGAGCTCACAGAGCTGCTGGCAGGGATCACTGGCACTGAAGTG GACTGCCTGCGGGCCTGTCAGGAGCAGATCGAAGCTGCACTCAGGGAGAGCCTCAGGGAAGCCGCTCAGACCAGCTCCAGCCCAGCGCCCAAAGCCCCCCGGGGCTCCAGCAGCCAAGGGCCCAGCCAGACCAGCACTCCTACAGATGTCACAGCCATACACCTGTAG
- the CCND3 gene encoding G1/S-specific cyclin-D3 isoform X3, which yields MELLCCEGTRHAPRAGPDPRLLGDQRVLQSLLRLEERYVPRASYFQCVQREIKPHMRKMLAYWMLEDWEVLVLGKLKWDLAAVIAHDFLALILHRLSLPRDRQALVKKHAQTFLALCATDYTFAMYPPSMIATGSIGAAVQGLGACSMSGDELTELLAGITGTEVDCLRACQEQIEAALRESLREAAQTSSSPAPKAPRGSSSQGPSQTSTPTDVTAIHL from the exons ATGGAGCTGCTGTGTTGCGAAGGCACCCGGCACGCGCCCCGGGCCGGGCCGGACCCGCGGCTGCTGGGGGACCAGCGTGTCCTGCAGAGCCTGCTCCGCCTGGAGGAGCGCTACGTACCCCGCGCCTCCTACTTCCAGTGCGTGCAGCGGGAGATCAAGCCGCACATGCGGAAGATGCTGGCTTACTGGATGCTGGAG GACTGGGAGGTGCTGGTCCTAGGGAAGCTCAAGTGGGACCTGGCTGCTGTGATTGCACATGATTTCCTGGCCCTCATTCTGCACCGGCTCTCTCTGCCCCGTGACCGACAGGCCTTGGTCAAAAAGCATGCCCAGACCTTTTTGGCCCTCTGTGCTACAG ATTATACCTTTGCCATGTACCCGCCATCCATGATCGCCACGGGCAGCATTGGGGCTGCAGTGCAAGGCCTGGGTGCCTGCTCCATGTCCGGGGATGAGCTCACAGAGCTGCTGGCAGGGATCACTGGCACTGAAGTG GACTGCCTGCGGGCCTGTCAGGAGCAGATCGAAGCTGCACTCAGGGAGAGCCTCAGGGAAGCCGCTCAGACCAGCTCCAGCCCAGCGCCCAAAGCCCCCCGGGGCTCCAGCAGCCAAGGGCCCAGCCAGACCAGCACTCCTACAGATGTCACAGCCATACACCTGTAG